The DNA window GCGATGGTCACTCCGCCCAAGGCGATGGGGAAGTAAACGTGACGGCGATCGAAACCTCCATGAACGGCACCATCACGGTGATCCTCCATAAACACATGCCCCTGGATGCGCCCCTCGGAGAAACCCCCACCCATTGGATTACCATGGGCTTCGCCGAAACCCTCGATGCAGCCTTTGAGCAAGCCCTACAGCGGATGATTGCTCTGTTAGAACAGCGCTGGAGTCTGGCGGCAGAAGATGCCTATGTTCTATGCAGTCTCGCTGCCCATTTCCATATCACCCAAGTTGTGAACTACCCCCACAAAGGCGTTCACGGACTCTTGCCCAAATCTATCTTGCCCCAGGAACAGCTATGACCTCAATGGATCTTTTCGGACTAGCGGCCGGTGGGCTGCTGTCGGGTATTTTGGCCGGGTTCCTAGGCATTGGCGGCGGCACTATTTTAGTGCCCATTCTCGTCGCGTTGGGATACATCCCGGTGCAGGCGGTGGCCACTAGCAGTTGGGCGATCGTGATTACGTCCCTGTCTGGCAGTTGGCAAAACTGGCGCATGGGGTATCTGGATCTATCACGGGTCATGTTTTTGGGGATCCCAGCTCTGATCACCGCGCAATTAGGGGTGCTGGTGGCAGGGGCGCTGCCGGGGAGAATTTTGCTGATTGCCTTTGGCATTTTCCTCATGATCAATGTCTTTTTGGTGGAGGTTCGCAAACAAATTGTTTTACGAGCGAAGCGCCTAGAAGGACTGGAAGAGAGCGATCGCCCCCTACCGGAAACAGAGAAAGCCACCTGGTCGCCCGTCACCTCCCGAATTGTCACCGGCGGTCTGGCCGGGTTCATGGCCGGCATTTTTGGCATCGGCGGCGGCGTGATTATGGTGCCACTGCAAATTCTGTTGCTCAAAGAGCCGATTAAACTGGCTATTCAAACCAGTTTGGGCGTGATTGTGATGACAGCCCTATCGTCCACCGCCGGTCACGCCGTTCAGGGCAATGTTCTATGGCTGCCAGGCTTGATTTTGGGACTAGGCGGTCTGCTGGGCGTTCAAGTCAGCACCCGCGTCTTGCCTAAACTCCCCGAGCAGGTGGTGAGTCTGCTGTTTCGTTCCATGCTGTTTGTGCTGGCCCTCTATATTTTCTGGCAAGCCGCCAACCCTCAAACCTAGGGGGCGATCGCCCTTCCCGGTTCACCCCGATCGGATCGAAGCCTGGGACATGGGTTGAACTAGGCTCTGCCTGGAGGGATCAGTCTCCACCCAAATAGTGTTCTGGATCTGAACGTAGCTACAGCTAGAGTGCAGGCAGACTGCCAGACTAAAGTTCCACGATCACCGGTGCATGGTCGCTAGGTTTTTCTAGCTTGCGGGGCTCCACGTCAATCACGCAGCTTTTGACCCGCTTCAGCAAACTGGGGGATAGATAATGGTGATCGATGCGCCACCCGCGATTGCGGC is part of the Candidatus Obscuribacterales bacterium genome and encodes:
- a CDS encoding sulfite exporter TauE/SafE family protein; this translates as MTSMDLFGLAAGGLLSGILAGFLGIGGGTILVPILVALGYIPVQAVATSSWAIVITSLSGSWQNWRMGYLDLSRVMFLGIPALITAQLGVLVAGALPGRILLIAFGIFLMINVFLVEVRKQIVLRAKRLEGLEESDRPLPETEKATWSPVTSRIVTGGLAGFMAGIFGIGGGVIMVPLQILLLKEPIKLAIQTSLGVIVMTALSSTAGHAVQGNVLWLPGLILGLGGLLGVQVSTRVLPKLPEQVVSLLFRSMLFVLALYIFWQAANPQT